In a genomic window of Akkermansia massiliensis:
- a CDS encoding RecQ family ATP-dependent DNA helicase has product MSEFKVIRSPMEALKEYFGFSSLREGQDRVVASIMEGRNVLVVMPTGGGKSLCYQLPALCRDGVCLVVSPLIALMKDQVDALAARGIPATMINSSLSFPEQRERLAGMKDGAFKLVYVAPERFGHEGFMRALAEVDVNMVAVDEAHCLSQWGHDFRPDYLKLGRAIEAMGRPQVAALTATATPRVREDILEHLRLDDPVTIVRGFARENLHFRITACDTHKDKYKRLYELVKRHKTGIMYCSTRKKVEQVHEALSELGLNVTAYHAGMTDEQREEAQNAFMNRHADIVIATNAFGMGIDRADVRFVAHFEVPGSVEAYYQEAGRAGRDGDEAYCELLFNHADLRTQEFFIEGVNPGVPLIVELYELLRKHCSAETHDVAWSMEEMGERLKCRNAMQVGAALSVLMRNGAISRHDVPGQRVKLTRVTDPAVSGLKIPLDEQALREKEVRDREKLKAVTEFAYSTGCRQQWILNYFGEEDGAPCGRCDQCLTLGVEEGQSLGEEETRVVRQALSGIARASVRMADGSWQGRWGRTKIIQMLKGAKNQEILKTSLARLSTYGILSRWSEDDIRQLFRAMQMAGLTKMSGEADRPLITLSPKGNEVMMGRKEASMIWPLARRGKASAPSGQTRVRSTGDLAALGEFDEDLFLKLKELRNELAREAGIPAYAVFHNSTLEGLARLKPTTRRGAMNVHGIGEQKAAKYLDDFLEVIAEHCEV; this is encoded by the coding sequence ATGAGCGAGTTCAAGGTGATCAGGTCGCCGATGGAGGCATTGAAGGAGTACTTCGGCTTTTCCAGTTTGAGGGAGGGACAGGACCGCGTGGTGGCTTCCATCATGGAAGGCCGCAACGTGCTGGTGGTGATGCCCACCGGGGGAGGGAAATCCCTGTGCTACCAGCTTCCCGCCTTGTGCCGGGACGGGGTCTGCCTGGTGGTCAGCCCGTTGATCGCCCTGATGAAAGACCAGGTGGACGCCCTTGCCGCCAGAGGGATTCCCGCCACCATGATCAACAGCTCCCTGAGCTTTCCTGAACAAAGGGAACGCCTGGCCGGCATGAAGGACGGGGCGTTCAAGCTGGTGTATGTGGCTCCGGAGCGTTTCGGCCATGAGGGGTTCATGCGTGCTCTGGCGGAGGTGGACGTGAATATGGTTGCCGTGGATGAGGCTCACTGCCTGAGCCAGTGGGGGCATGATTTCCGTCCGGATTATTTGAAGCTGGGCAGGGCTATTGAAGCGATGGGGCGCCCGCAGGTAGCGGCTCTGACCGCCACGGCCACTCCCCGCGTGCGGGAGGATATTCTGGAACATTTGAGGCTGGACGACCCGGTGACGATTGTACGGGGGTTTGCGCGGGAAAACCTGCATTTCCGCATTACGGCTTGCGATACGCACAAGGACAAGTACAAGAGGCTGTACGAGCTGGTGAAGCGCCATAAGACGGGTATTATGTATTGCTCCACCCGCAAAAAGGTGGAGCAGGTCCATGAGGCTCTTTCCGAACTTGGCCTGAACGTGACGGCTTACCACGCGGGCATGACGGATGAGCAGCGGGAAGAGGCTCAGAACGCCTTCATGAACCGCCATGCGGACATCGTCATTGCCACGAATGCGTTTGGCATGGGCATTGACCGTGCCGACGTCAGGTTTGTGGCCCATTTTGAGGTTCCCGGCAGTGTGGAGGCCTATTACCAGGAAGCTGGCCGTGCCGGCCGCGACGGGGATGAAGCCTATTGCGAGCTTTTGTTCAACCACGCGGATTTGCGGACCCAGGAGTTTTTTATTGAGGGGGTGAATCCGGGCGTTCCGCTGATTGTGGAACTGTACGAGTTGTTAAGGAAGCATTGCAGTGCGGAAACCCACGATGTGGCGTGGTCCATGGAGGAGATGGGGGAACGCCTCAAATGCCGGAATGCCATGCAGGTGGGGGCCGCCCTGTCCGTTCTCATGCGCAATGGCGCGATCAGCCGCCATGACGTTCCGGGGCAGCGCGTGAAGCTTACCAGAGTGACGGACCCCGCCGTAAGCGGCTTGAAGATTCCTCTGGACGAACAGGCCCTGCGGGAAAAAGAGGTAAGGGACCGGGAAAAACTGAAGGCGGTAACGGAGTTCGCTTATTCCACCGGCTGCCGCCAGCAGTGGATTTTGAATTACTTCGGGGAGGAGGATGGCGCCCCGTGCGGCCGCTGCGACCAGTGCCTGACGCTGGGGGTGGAGGAAGGCCAATCGTTGGGCGAGGAGGAAACCAGGGTTGTCCGGCAGGCGCTGAGCGGGATTGCGCGCGCGTCCGTGCGCATGGCGGACGGTTCCTGGCAGGGAAGGTGGGGCAGGACGAAAATCATCCAGATGCTCAAGGGGGCGAAGAATCAGGAAATTTTAAAAACTTCCCTGGCCCGGCTGAGTACGTATGGCATCCTTTCCCGGTGGAGCGAGGACGACATCCGCCAGCTGTTCCGCGCCATGCAGATGGCGGGCCTGACCAAAATGAGCGGAGAAGCGGACCGCCCCCTGATTACCCTGAGCCCGAAAGGTAATGAAGTGATGATGGGGCGGAAGGAGGCCTCCATGATTTGGCCTCTTGCCCGCAGAGGAAAAGCTTCTGCCCCCTCGGGACAGACTAGGGTGCGCTCCACGGGGGATTTGGCCGCCCTGGGCGAGTTTGACGAAGATTTGTTTTTGAAATTGAAGGAGCTCAGGAATGAGCTGGCCCGTGAAGCCGGAATTCCGGCTTATGCCGTATTCCACAATTCCACCCTGGAAGGGTTGGCCAGGCTGAAACCCACCACCCGCCGGGGAGCCATGAACGTCCACGGCATCGGGGAGCAGAAGGCCGCGAAGTATCTGGATGATTTTCTGGAAGTGATCGCAGAGCATTGCGAGGTTTAA
- the sucD gene encoding succinate--CoA ligase subunit alpha, which translates to MTSLIDKNTRLVVQGITGSAGAFHAKNCMDFGTNVVAGVTPGKGGQLFEGKVPVFDTVAEAKKATDCNASMIFVPPPFAADAIMEAADAGVKLIVCITEGIPVQDMQKVKAFLKDKDVTLIGPNCPGIVNPAANCKIGIMPAYIFKPGRIGIVSRSGTLTYEAVWQVTNMGLGQSMCIGIGGDPVHGMTQQQAVQFFTEDPNTDAFIMIGEIGGSEEEEAAEWIKNNCKKPVAAFIAGATAPKGRRMGHAGAIVAGGKGTAAAKQEALKEAGIVVAKTPAQMGAALAEAMKNKGM; encoded by the coding sequence ATGACATCTCTCATTGACAAGAACACCCGCCTGGTCGTGCAAGGCATCACCGGCAGCGCCGGCGCGTTCCACGCCAAAAACTGCATGGACTTCGGCACCAACGTGGTCGCCGGCGTGACCCCCGGCAAGGGCGGCCAGCTCTTTGAAGGCAAGGTCCCCGTCTTCGACACCGTGGCGGAAGCCAAAAAAGCCACGGACTGCAACGCCTCCATGATCTTTGTGCCGCCGCCCTTCGCCGCGGACGCCATTATGGAAGCCGCTGACGCTGGCGTGAAGCTCATCGTCTGCATCACGGAAGGCATCCCGGTGCAGGACATGCAGAAGGTGAAAGCCTTCCTGAAGGATAAAGACGTGACCCTCATCGGCCCGAACTGCCCCGGCATCGTCAACCCGGCCGCCAACTGCAAGATCGGCATCATGCCGGCCTACATCTTCAAGCCCGGCAGAATCGGCATCGTCTCCCGTTCCGGCACGCTCACCTATGAAGCCGTCTGGCAGGTCACCAACATGGGCCTGGGCCAGAGCATGTGCATCGGCATCGGCGGCGACCCCGTCCACGGCATGACCCAGCAGCAGGCCGTTCAATTCTTCACGGAAGACCCCAACACGGACGCCTTCATCATGATCGGTGAAATCGGCGGTTCCGAAGAGGAAGAAGCCGCTGAATGGATCAAGAACAACTGCAAAAAGCCCGTCGCCGCCTTCATCGCAGGAGCCACGGCTCCCAAGGGCCGCCGCATGGGCCACGCAGGCGCCATCGTGGCCGGAGGCAAAGGCACCGCCGCCGCCAAGCAGGAAGCCCTGAAGGAAGCCGGCATCGTGGTGGCCAAGACGCCCGCCCAGATGGGCGCCGCCCTGGCGGAAGCCATGAAAAACAAGGGAATGTAA
- the sucC gene encoding ADP-forming succinate--CoA ligase subunit beta, whose translation MNIHEYQAKQLFERFGVATPKGIAAATAQEAAQIARNMGLSQYVVKAQVHAGGRGKGTFKNGFKGGVHVVDSVEEVEDVAGKMLNQVLVTKQTGETGKLVSKIMVAEAVDLKKECYFAILQDRARECPVIVASTEGGMDIEEVAATRPEAIIREHIDPALGILPFQALKIAVALGLTGPLLRQATKLITNVYKLFTALDCSLVEINPLVVTTDDRVCALDAKFNFDDNALYRHPEIMEMRDETEEDPREVEAGKYDLNYIGLDGNIGCMVNGAGLAMATMDIIKYYGGEPANFLDVGGSATEEMVTNAFRILTSDKNVKALLVNIFGGIMRCDVIAQGIVAAAKNIDMKIPLVVRLEGTNVEIGKKILADSGIAIIPADNLDEAAQKAVAAVK comes from the coding sequence ATGAACATTCACGAATATCAAGCAAAACAACTCTTTGAGCGCTTTGGCGTGGCTACCCCCAAGGGCATTGCCGCCGCTACCGCCCAGGAAGCAGCACAAATAGCCCGGAACATGGGCCTCTCCCAATACGTAGTTAAGGCACAGGTACACGCTGGCGGCCGTGGCAAAGGCACCTTCAAAAACGGCTTCAAGGGCGGCGTGCACGTCGTTGACTCCGTGGAGGAAGTGGAAGACGTAGCCGGCAAGATGCTCAACCAGGTTCTGGTCACCAAGCAAACCGGGGAAACCGGCAAGCTGGTCAGCAAGATCATGGTGGCGGAAGCCGTGGACCTGAAGAAGGAATGCTACTTCGCCATTCTCCAGGACCGCGCCCGTGAATGCCCCGTCATCGTAGCCAGCACGGAAGGCGGCATGGACATTGAAGAAGTAGCCGCCACCCGTCCGGAAGCCATCATCCGCGAACACATTGACCCGGCCTTGGGCATCCTGCCCTTCCAGGCCCTCAAGATCGCCGTGGCCCTGGGCCTGACCGGCCCCCTGCTCCGCCAGGCCACCAAGCTCATCACCAACGTTTACAAGCTCTTCACCGCCCTGGACTGCTCCCTGGTGGAAATCAACCCCCTCGTGGTCACCACGGACGACCGCGTGTGCGCCCTGGACGCCAAATTCAACTTTGACGACAACGCCCTGTACCGCCACCCGGAAATCATGGAAATGCGGGATGAAACGGAAGAAGACCCCCGTGAAGTGGAAGCCGGCAAATATGACCTGAACTACATCGGCCTGGACGGCAACATCGGCTGCATGGTAAACGGCGCTGGGCTGGCCATGGCCACGATGGACATCATCAAATACTACGGCGGGGAACCCGCCAACTTCCTGGACGTGGGCGGCTCCGCCACGGAGGAAATGGTAACCAACGCGTTCCGCATCCTCACCAGCGACAAGAATGTGAAGGCACTTCTGGTCAACATCTTCGGCGGCATCATGCGCTGCGACGTCATCGCCCAGGGCATTGTGGCCGCGGCGAAAAACATTGACATGAAAATCCCGCTCGTCGTCCGCCTGGAAGGCACCAACGTGGAAATCGGCAAGAAAATCCTCGCAGACAGCGGCATCGCCATCATCCCTGCCGACAACCTGGACGAAGCTGCCCAGAAAGCGGTCGCAGCAGTCAAATAA